In one window of Dokdonia sp. PRO95 DNA:
- a CDS encoding Na(+)-translocating NADH-quinone reductase subunit A, translated as MSKDIRIKKGLDIRLVGEAEKTISEAPRSRTITIRPSDFHLITPKMVVKEGATLQAGDVIFYSKSQEEIKFVSPVAGTITEIKRGARRVITDIVIEADYAGATRDLGALGASASAEAVKARLLEGGVWPFIKQRPYDVVANPTVTPKAIFISGLNTGPLAADLDFVLAGKEAHLQAAVSALATLTSGGVHVSIGASSSIFSGLKDVVTHTVKGPHPAGNVGTLINKTSPINKGETAWTIAAQDLAVIGELLLTGKFNAQRVISVSGSSIKAPKYYKTMIGAEVSTFAYAAGVEGDNNRFISGNVLTGNKVSPDGALGFYATEFVAIPEGDDYEFFGWNKPVFDKISPSRALTFSWMQPNKKYDLDTNTNGEHRAFVVTGNYEEVFPLDIYPMQILKACMVEDLDEMEALGMYEVAPEDFALTEFMCVSKQPHQEIIRKGLDVMYKEIG; from the coding sequence ATGTCAAAAGACATCAGAATCAAAAAAGGTCTTGATATCCGATTAGTAGGCGAAGCAGAAAAAACAATTTCTGAGGCGCCAAGATCGCGTACCATTACTATTAGACCTTCAGATTTTCATCTCATTACTCCTAAAATGGTCGTAAAAGAAGGAGCGACCCTACAGGCAGGAGATGTAATATTTTACTCAAAGTCTCAAGAAGAAATCAAATTTGTATCTCCAGTTGCTGGAACAATTACAGAAATCAAGCGTGGCGCTCGCCGTGTGATTACTGATATTGTGATTGAAGCAGATTATGCTGGTGCTACTCGTGATCTAGGAGCTTTAGGAGCATCTGCAAGCGCAGAGGCAGTAAAAGCGAGATTACTTGAAGGAGGAGTTTGGCCATTTATTAAGCAACGTCCTTATGATGTTGTTGCAAATCCAACAGTAACTCCAAAGGCGATCTTTATCTCTGGATTAAACACGGGACCACTCGCTGCAGACCTTGATTTTGTTCTTGCAGGTAAGGAAGCACACTTACAAGCAGCAGTTTCTGCGCTTGCAACGCTTACTTCCGGAGGTGTTCATGTTTCTATAGGAGCAAGCTCTTCTATATTTTCTGGACTTAAAGATGTTGTAACTCATACAGTAAAAGGACCACACCCGGCTGGGAATGTTGGAACTTTAATTAATAAAACAAGCCCAATCAATAAGGGAGAAACTGCGTGGACGATTGCTGCACAAGATCTTGCTGTTATTGGAGAGTTGTTGCTTACAGGTAAGTTTAATGCACAGCGTGTTATATCTGTATCTGGATCATCGATCAAAGCGCCTAAGTATTACAAGACAATGATAGGGGCTGAGGTTTCTACATTTGCTTATGCTGCAGGGGTAGAAGGAGATAACAACCGTTTTATTTCTGGTAACGTACTTACGGGTAATAAAGTGAGTCCAGATGGAGCTCTTGGTTTTTATGCAACTGAGTTTGTTGCTATCCCAGAAGGTGATGATTATGAATTCTTTGGGTGGAATAAGCCTGTTTTTGATAAGATATCGCCATCTAGAGCGCTTACGTTCTCATGGATGCAACCTAATAAAAAATATGATCTTGATACCAATACAAATGGTGAGCACCGTGCGTTTGTTGTAACAGGAAACTACGAAGAGGTTTTTCCTCTAGATATCTACCCTATGCAAATCCTTAAGGCTTGTATGGTAGAAGATTTAGATGAGATGGAAGCACTTGGGATGTACGAAGTAGCTCCAGAAGATTTTGCACTTACTGAGTTTATGTGTGTGTCTAAACAGCCACATCAAGAAATTATCAGAAAGGGATTAGATGTTATGTATAAAGAAATAGGATAA
- a CDS encoding type IX secretion system plug protein domain-containing protein: MRPYFTIFLLALSLSAAAQAVQELPEPAFIKTVQFNENSTTGTSLPIIKLGSRLRLSFDDIIGDERDYYYKITHHNADWTPSDLVRSEFMEGMDNVRILGFENSVATLQLYTHYDLSIPNKITKRLTKTGNYLLSIYDEDDQLVFSRKFMIYNPKYSVGAEVKRSRDLRYIDSKQVLRFFVDSGDDLIINPKNNLHTVLIQNNNLKTAITGVDPQYNIGSKLEYRYDQETAFWGGNEFFNFENKDVRSSTFAIRSIELKSLYHNYLYTNPARYDEPYTYNPDINGNFLINTLEGRTPLTEAEYVWIHFSLQYPEINEGQSIHVYGNFNNYVIDKSTALTYNSDSRRYELPYLLKQGFYNYRYILVNADGSIEEKNNIDGNFWQTENDYQILVYYRKPGGRFDELLGYGATNSSQITN; the protein is encoded by the coding sequence ATGAGACCATATTTTACCATATTCTTACTTGCTCTTTCGTTATCTGCCGCTGCTCAAGCAGTGCAAGAACTTCCCGAACCTGCTTTTATTAAAACCGTACAGTTTAATGAAAACAGCACAACCGGCACCTCACTCCCTATTATCAAACTAGGAAGTCGTTTACGCCTTTCCTTTGACGATATTATAGGTGATGAACGTGATTATTATTACAAAATAACTCACCATAATGCAGATTGGACTCCTAGCGATCTCGTACGCTCTGAGTTTATGGAAGGTATGGACAATGTGCGTATTCTTGGGTTTGAGAATTCGGTGGCTACATTACAACTCTATACTCATTACGACTTAAGTATACCTAATAAGATAACAAAGAGACTCACTAAAACAGGTAATTATCTTTTAAGTATTTACGATGAGGATGACCAACTAGTTTTTTCTCGTAAGTTTATGATTTACAACCCAAAATATAGTGTAGGAGCAGAAGTTAAGAGGTCTCGAGATTTACGTTATATAGATAGTAAGCAAGTACTACGCTTCTTTGTAGACTCTGGAGACGACCTCATTATCAACCCTAAAAACAACCTGCATACTGTTCTTATCCAGAACAACAACTTAAAAACAGCTATCACAGGCGTAGACCCTCAATACAATATAGGGAGTAAGCTTGAGTACCGCTATGATCAAGAAACAGCTTTCTGGGGCGGTAATGAGTTTTTTAACTTTGAAAACAAAGACGTACGATCATCTACTTTTGCAATACGCAGCATAGAGCTTAAAAGTCTTTACCACAATTACCTCTACACGAATCCAGCTCGCTATGATGAGCCATACACCTACAATCCAGACATTAACGGTAATTTCTTAATCAACACCTTAGAAGGTCGCACACCACTCACAGAGGCAGAGTATGTGTGGATTCATTTCTCTTTGCAATATCCAGAAATTAACGAAGGACAGTCCATACATGTCTATGGAAACTTTAATAATTATGTAATCGACAAGAGCACTGCCCTTACTTACAATAGCGACTCGCGTCGTTATGAGTTACCTTATTTGCTTAAACAAGGATTTTACAACTATCGATATATACTGGTAAACGCAGATGGAAGTATTGAAGAGAAGAATAATATAGATGGCAACTTCTGGCAGACAGAAAATGATTATCAGATTCTCGTGTACTACCGCAAGCCTGGCGGACGATTTGATGAACTCCTAGGATATGGCGCCACAAACTCTAGCCAGATTACAAACTAA
- a CDS encoding DUF3667 domain-containing protein encodes MKETEIKPTSRKAMRYRGVECLNCKHPLELSDRFCAYCGQINTTKRLTLKDFFNEFILSVFTYDSRFRYTVKDLLFKPGTITRYYVDGKRLKYANPFRFFLSASISYFIILAIIGFINGNNDLDFTDDGVIQFNVDEAQGDIDAIKDITKDININELQNLNQEDADLLEERINNTIENSVSKLKERKKTKDSTKRAVKKVPYSTRSEASIDGMYLSRIATKGEIFYDFFEYTEISDPVTALDSLNFSKTRTNIFLYSKNEDIKRVKDNPARFIRFLASKIPFFLFFFAPIFALFLWLIYSKKRFNYMEHLVFIFHIFSWVFLVLLIAIIPDLLIGDEIVASLLLLLVGPFYFYKALRNFYKQKRRWTLLKFVFLNIIFYLGATIFAVIFFAITAFLF; translated from the coding sequence GTGAAGGAAACAGAAATCAAACCAACTAGCCGAAAGGCGATGCGATATCGAGGGGTAGAATGCTTAAACTGTAAGCATCCGCTAGAACTTTCTGACCGTTTTTGTGCATACTGCGGTCAAATAAACACCACCAAAAGACTTACGCTCAAAGATTTTTTTAATGAATTTATACTGAGCGTATTTACTTATGATTCTCGATTTAGATACACAGTAAAAGATTTATTGTTTAAACCAGGCACCATCACTAGGTATTATGTAGATGGGAAACGTCTTAAATATGCAAACCCTTTTCGGTTCTTTCTAAGCGCCTCTATTTCTTACTTTATAATACTAGCCATCATAGGCTTTATAAATGGCAATAATGATCTAGACTTCACAGATGATGGAGTCATCCAATTCAATGTTGATGAAGCACAAGGAGATATTGACGCAATAAAAGACATTACCAAAGACATCAACATAAATGAACTTCAAAATCTCAATCAAGAAGATGCAGATCTGCTAGAAGAAAGAATTAATAATACTATTGAAAATAGCGTCTCAAAACTTAAAGAGCGAAAAAAGACAAAGGACTCCACAAAGAGAGCCGTCAAGAAAGTTCCTTACAGCACCCGTTCTGAAGCCTCTATTGACGGGATGTATCTTTCTAGAATCGCAACAAAGGGCGAGATTTTTTATGATTTCTTTGAGTATACAGAAATAAGTGATCCAGTAACTGCTCTCGATAGCTTAAACTTTAGCAAGACTAGAACAAACATTTTTTTATATAGCAAGAATGAAGATATAAAACGTGTAAAAGATAATCCAGCACGTTTTATTAGGTTCTTAGCTTCAAAAATTCCTTTCTTCTTATTCTTTTTCGCACCTATTTTTGCACTCTTTTTGTGGCTGATATATTCAAAAAAGCGATTCAACTATATGGAGCATCTAGTGTTCATATTCCACATTTTTAGTTGGGTCTTTTTAGTACTACTTATAGCCATCATTCCAGACCTACTTATTGGGGATGAAATAGTTGCATCACTCCTACTTCTATTAGTCGGTCCATTTTACTTTTACAAGGCACTTCGCAATTTTTATAAACAAAAAAGAAGGTGGACGCTACTAAAATTTGTATTTTTAAATATCATATTCTATTTAGGAGCAACAATATTTGCCGTAATTTTCTTTGCAATCACTGCATTTTTATTTTAA
- the apaG gene encoding Co2+/Mg2+ efflux protein ApaG — translation MVQQVTRGIKISVETTFEGTFYKNHKMRYAFGYKITIANQSKDSVQLMARHWRITDALSAPETVAGEGVIGKKPVLKPGESHTYSSGCLLNSAFGAMQGFYQMVNFTTTRNFRVKIPVFKLSAPFALN, via the coding sequence ATGGTACAACAAGTTACACGAGGAATCAAGATTTCTGTAGAGACTACCTTTGAGGGCACATTTTATAAAAATCATAAAATGCGCTATGCCTTTGGCTATAAAATAACGATAGCAAACCAGAGTAAAGACAGCGTGCAACTCATGGCTCGTCATTGGAGAATCACAGATGCCCTTAGCGCACCAGAGACCGTTGCTGGAGAAGGTGTAATAGGTAAAAAACCTGTTCTCAAACCTGGCGAAAGCCACACATACAGTTCTGGATGCTTGCTCAACTCTGCCTTTGGGGCAATGCAAGGTTTTTACCAGATGGTAAACTTTACTACTACACGTAATTTTAGGGTAAAAATCCCAGTTTTTAAGCTGAGTGCGCCTTTTGCTCTAAACTAA
- a CDS encoding DUF6695 family protein encodes MIYNGKIIVLAFPDTFVKMSDELMCKILPLMGLGTRTHIKAGHAALVLIENETGKAQYFDFGRYITPKGKGRVRGANTDIELKVPVTAIVNNGTLENLDELLLWLDAHPEKTHGSGRLVASLCSAINYEKALAYINSLQSQGSVPYKAFGKIGSNCARFVTETILASTEDKAIIKYLKRNKKFTPSTVGNVEKSASEEGVYQVFNGEIAPYNSTALRENLTNYFDRRVPAAYTVEDEGVLPENVYFLEGTGSSAYFHLEILSEVKGVVRRFTEFGEQDFQGVTVFPEGFSVVSDYRFVYDSNCVYCTLEQGDSLFRLELTSQEFSDISLEQKAHSA; translated from the coding sequence GCTCGCTTTTCCAGATACGTTTGTAAAAATGTCTGATGAGCTCATGTGTAAAATTTTACCTCTCATGGGGCTAGGTACCCGCACCCATATCAAAGCAGGTCACGCTGCGCTTGTGCTTATAGAAAATGAGACTGGTAAAGCGCAATATTTTGATTTTGGCAGATATATTACTCCCAAAGGAAAAGGTCGTGTGCGTGGTGCAAATACAGATATAGAACTTAAAGTACCCGTAACGGCAATTGTAAATAATGGAACGCTTGAAAATCTAGATGAGCTATTATTGTGGCTTGATGCACATCCAGAAAAAACGCACGGGTCAGGCAGACTTGTAGCCTCGCTTTGCTCGGCTATTAATTATGAGAAAGCACTTGCTTACATTAATTCACTACAAAGTCAAGGCAGTGTTCCTTATAAAGCCTTTGGAAAAATAGGAAGTAATTGCGCTCGTTTTGTTACAGAGACGATCCTAGCTAGTACTGAGGATAAGGCTATTATTAAATACCTTAAGCGTAACAAGAAGTTTACACCGAGTACCGTAGGTAATGTTGAGAAAAGCGCTTCAGAAGAAGGAGTTTATCAAGTTTTTAATGGTGAGATTGCTCCATATAACTCAACTGCGCTACGCGAGAATCTTACAAATTACTTTGACAGACGAGTTCCCGCTGCGTACACTGTTGAAGATGAGGGTGTGTTGCCAGAAAACGTTTACTTTCTAGAGGGCACAGGTAGTAGTGCGTATTTTCACCTTGAGATTCTCTCTGAGGTAAAAGGTGTTGTAAGAAGGTTTACTGAGTTTGGCGAGCAGGATTTTCAAGGTGTTACTGTATTTCCAGAGGGTTTCTCGGTGGTGAGTGATTATCGTTTTGTGTATGATAGTAACTGCGTATATTGCACGCTTGAGCAGGGAGATTCACTTTTTCGCCTTGAGCTTACTTCTCAAGAATTCTCGGATATTAGTTTAGAGCAAAAGGCGCACTCAGCTTAA